GCTCCGCGGTGCCCGAACTTGAGCTTGAACGTCCTGCCGCCAAATGCCAACGCGAGCAGTTGATGACCGAAGCAAATTCCAAAAGTCGGGATCCCCGTCGAAACGATCTTCCGCAATTCCGCGACAACGTGCGGTACCCCTTCGGGATCACCTGGTCCGTTGGATAAAAAGAATCCATCCGGCTTGATTGCCAGCACGTCCTCCGCCCGGAGCGTGTTGGGAAACACGTGGAGCCGGCAACCGAGATTCCGAAGAATTCTAAGCTGATTAATCTTGATGCCGCAATCGATCACAGCGACCTTTCGAGATCCGCCTTCCGAACCGGGGAAAACATAGGGCGCCTTTGTGCTGACCTCCGTTGCCAGGTCTCTGCCGACAAGGCCCGGCGATTCCTTTGCGCGCCGCACGAGCCGTTGGGGATCAAGGTCCTCCGTGGAAACCACGCACTTCATTGCGCCGCGCGAACGGATGTGGAGGGTGATCGCCCGGCAATCGACGCGGTCAATGCCGAGTATGCCATGCCCTCGCAGATATTCGGGCAAAGTCTGACTCGCGCGCCAGTTGCTCGCCATGCGGCTGCATTCGCCGATGATCAAGCCTCTGGCATGAGGCTTGTAGGATTCGACATCCTCGGGGTTTACGCCGTAGTTGCCGATCAGTGGATAAGTCAGGGTGACAATCTGTCCGTTGTATGAGGGATCCGTCAAAATCTCCTGATAGCCGGTCATCGACGTATTGAAAACCAACTCACCCTCCGCCTCCCCAGGACCGGTGAACGAACGGCCCTCGAAAACGGTGCCATCTTCCAGAGCGATCAGCGCTTTCATTGCGCGCAAGAAAAACGGATGCGCCGGCCGATTTCAAGCAGGATGGGAGCCGGGCGGCGAGTATTAGCGGCCGCCAGGGGCTGTGTGATCCTCTTCCGAGAGCAGGAAGTCGAGGCGCATCGTTTGGCTCTTTTCCTCGGTCCGCCGCGCGCCAATTTGCCGGTAGGCATTCGCGAGCGCAAGCACGCAGGACTCATGATCACCAAGCTGCACTTTGCTGATCTTGTGCGTCGGCGGAACCAGAAACTGCTGGCGCACCAGATCCGCCTGTCCAGGGATGGTGAAGGGGTGCTTGCATCGGGGGCACTGTGTCCTGCGAAAGGCGAGCGAGTCGCGCACCAATAACTTCTGCCCGCAACGCGGACAACTCATTTTAAATTCCGATTCACCGCTTTGACGAGCAATCACATAATGTAGCGTTGATTGGAATGATGGCGGCAGGGAGCGGACGAGCGCCCGAGCAACATTGAGTGTCTCTTCATCCACAAATCGGAGCAGGAGCAATGTCAAATTGGCGTTTTTGACGCGACTCACAATATTTTCGATCGGACCCGTCGCCGCGAGTTCGATCAGGACTTCGGCAATTCCGCTGATCTCGACCTTCCCTGACCGCGCTCCGGGACCGCAAACCGTACTAATATATTGTTCCGCGACTTCCACCTGCGGGGAATAGACCACGGCGCTAATCGCATTCGCAGGAACGCTCATCCTCAACCTCCTCGAAGGGGTCTTGATCTACAAGTGTGAACCTTATCAGCACTACAGCCGGGCCACAAGGCTTTTGCGAGACGAAGACGTCCGCTGACATCTCGTAGAAATCGGACGCCCGATTCAAAAAGCGGCGTCGGCGTGATAAGGGGCCGCCTGCTCGAGCCGCTTTTTGTGCTCGATGGCAGCCCCGATAAATGCACTAAAAAGCGGATGCGGGGCGAGGGGTTGGGATTTCAGTTCCGGATGGAATTGCACGCCGACGAACCAGGGATGGTTTGCAAGCTCGATGATCTCGACCAATTTGCCGTCCGGCGAGACGCCGGAGAAAACGAGACCGCGTTCCTCTAAAAGGCTGCGGTAGCCGTTGTTCACCTCATACCGGTGCCGGTGCCGTTCGCTTATCAACTCCGATTTATAAGCGCGATATGCCGTCGTTTGCGGCTTCAGGCGGCATGGCCAGGCGCCCAGGCGCATCGTCGCCCCCAGGTCGACAACCTTCTCCTGCTCCTCCATCAGACAAACCACGGGATGCGGCGTACAGGGGTCGATTTCCGTCGAATGGGCTCCCGCAAGGCCCGCAACGTTTCGGGCAAATTCAATGACTGCACATTGCAGACCGAGGCAGATGCCAAAGAAGGGAACCTGCTCTTCTCGGGCATATCGGATGGCGCTGATCTTGCCTTCGATGCCCCGTTTGCCAAAACCGCCGGGGACAAGGATTCCATGAACATCGTGAAGCGCCGCGCGCGCGGAACCTGATTCGATTTCCTCGGCGGCGATCTTCTGGACCTGCACATGGTGATGGTGCGCGATCCCGCCGTGGCTGATGGCCTCGTAAAGCGATTTGTACGCGTCCTGCAATTCCGAGTATTTGCCCACCACCCCAATTTTCACCGTTCCCTTGGGGTGAACGATCGCCTCGATCAACTGACGCCAGGGCGTCATGCGCGCGGGCGGCTTGGCGAGCCGGAAGTGCACCATAATGATCTCATCCAGTCCTTGTTCAGACAGCATGAGGGGCACTTCGTAAATCGTATGCTTGACATCCTGCTCTTCGATAACCGCGTGGAGCGGGACGTTGCAAAAGAGGGAAATTTTCCGCCGGACCTCTTCGCTCAACGCGACTTCAGAGCGGCAGATGAGGGCATCCGGAACAATACCAATCTCGCGCAGTTTGGCGACGCTCTGCTGGCTCGGTTTGGTCTTCACCTCGCCGGCCGCCCGGATGTACGGCACATAGCTCATGTGAATGTACATCACATTCTCCCGGCCCACCTCGAGCCCGATCTGTCGAATCGCCTCAAGGAATGTCAGGCCCTCGATATCGCCGACGGTCCCCCCAATCTCTGCCACGACCACATCGACCCCGTCTTCCTCGAGCGCTCGAATGTTCGCTTTGATTTCATCCGTGATATGCGGGATCATTTGAACGGTGTGGCCGAGGTAATCTCCGCGGCGCTCCTTCCGCAGGACCTCCCAATAAATCCGACCGGCCGTAAAATTCGATTTTTTGGAGGTGGGCTGGCCTGTGAAACGCTCATAGTGCCCCAGGTCCAGATCCGTTTCTGCTCCATCGTCGGTGACGTAAACCTCGCCATGCTGGTAGGGGCTCATCGTACCCGGGTCGACGTTCAGATACGGGTCCATTTTCAACATGCGGATGTTGAGTCCGCGGTCGATTAACAGACGGCCGATCGATGCCGCCGTAATCCCCTTCCCGAGCGAGGAAACCACGCCACCGGTGATGAAAATAAATTTCGCCATCCCTTTTTCCTCAGGGACAAATCGAGTCAAATTTTGTGCGAGAATAACCTGCGTATCGAAGGAATAAAGAAATTTTCTGTCCCCACTCGTGCAGGAACTTCAGACTCGACCCCTGTGAAGAAGCCGTCATCGGCAAAAACGCCTGTGAATGATATGGATGTAACATGCAACCCCGAATTCCCAGCGTTCGCGTGATCCCTGACGACTGGATCCATCCTCTCCCCCTTCCGGCCTGGTTCCCACGTCGGCAGC
The genomic region above belongs to Kiritimatiellia bacterium and contains:
- the carA gene encoding glutamine-hydrolyzing carbamoyl-phosphate synthase small subunit → MKALIALEDGTVFEGRSFTGPGEAEGELVFNTSMTGYQEILTDPSYNGQIVTLTYPLIGNYGVNPEDVESYKPHARGLIIGECSRMASNWRASQTLPEYLRGHGILGIDRVDCRAITLHIRSRGAMKCVVSTEDLDPQRLVRRAKESPGLVGRDLATEVSTKAPYVFPGSEGGSRKVAVIDCGIKINQLRILRNLGCRLHVFPNTLRAEDVLAIKPDGFFLSNGPGDPEGVPHVVAELRKIVSTGIPTFGICFGHQLLALAFGGRTFKLKFGHRGANQPVMELETGRVDITSQNHGFAVDIESLPPEIETTHINLNDRTSEGQRHKRLPVFSVQYHPEAAPGPNDASHLFERFVKMIDAA
- a CDS encoding CTP synthase → MAKFIFITGGVVSSLGKGITAASIGRLLIDRGLNIRMLKMDPYLNVDPGTMSPYQHGEVYVTDDGAETDLDLGHYERFTGQPTSKKSNFTAGRIYWEVLRKERRGDYLGHTVQMIPHITDEIKANIRALEEDGVDVVVAEIGGTVGDIEGLTFLEAIRQIGLEVGRENVMYIHMSYVPYIRAAGEVKTKPSQQSVAKLREIGIVPDALICRSEVALSEEVRRKISLFCNVPLHAVIEEQDVKHTIYEVPLMLSEQGLDEIIMVHFRLAKPPARMTPWRQLIEAIVHPKGTVKIGVVGKYSELQDAYKSLYEAISHGGIAHHHHVQVQKIAAEEIESGSARAALHDVHGILVPGGFGKRGIEGKISAIRYAREEQVPFFGICLGLQCAVIEFARNVAGLAGAHSTEIDPCTPHPVVCLMEEQEKVVDLGATMRLGAWPCRLKPQTTAYRAYKSELISERHRHRYEVNNGYRSLLEERGLVFSGVSPDGKLVEIIELANHPWFVGVQFHPELKSQPLAPHPLFSAFIGAAIEHKKRLEQAAPYHADAAF